aattacaaattttgaaatcctttgacatgaggtcaatgatgtcgaaaagatttgaaatttgatttctagatacttcaagtggtatagatcatgttcagcagtgccgatcatcaatttgaaggctccatcattgaaaataaatgcaTGGCAGCAACAGAGTCCATTTGCTaccaatagcattccagctcaactctctctctctccctatatatataaccaagaAATATAAAGGAAAACGAAAAAGCCATATCAAACTTTATAATAAGTTTGTAAACATCAAATAATTTAGGTGTCTCAAAATTCTCTTGATTGCGTTGGATAAAACTATCCTGGAATTCAAACTCAAATAACCACATTAATATGAGTTTTAGCTATAATTATGCCACTCCACTCATTCTTTTCATCCTTTTCTTTAAAAGGGGTTCAATTATTAGGTGGGTTCTCTGCTAAAGAAGTGAGGCTAATGGGCCCTTGAGAGAGAGCGAGATAATGTCAAATTATATGAAGTAAtggttgttttttaaaatttgggcTCGAAATATTTTGATAGGCTCAATATGtagacttaaattaaatattaaaaaattaattatcctAGGAGCCGAACGGGATTCGTACTCGGAATCTTTTGTTctaataccatattaaattatcTAAAGTAACTATtgttctctaaaaatttaagctactaTAAAAcgaatgtttttaatatttatattcaagatcgagagagagagagagagagagagagagagagagggagcgctTGTCACCATGAACCTTCTTTCTAAAGCTTCAAGCTTTAGTTTGAGTTCATGGCCACACCTACCAAAGTGATATCCTACTTGTCTTCCAAGCAAAACCCCCACACCCAAATCCACTGCCACCTTACacaacttttcctttttttctgcAACCATATCATACTTTCACTCATTCACTACATCTCAACATCTTCATCCTTGTACTCCCCACTCTAAGCCTATCCTGTGTAATCCTTGCTCTAAATCTCTTGCACAAGAGAAGAAGAATACAAAGATGGGCTCAGTCCAAATGCCTGGAAATTTTCTATCTTCTGCATTGCCAGAGTCCTCATGTGCCTATCTTCTTCAAGAATTGAAGGTTCTCTCTTACTTAATGCTCAAAATACTAGACTTGTTCTGATTCATTAACTATTTTAAACTGGAAACAGATGATATGGGATGAAGTGGGACAAGACCAACATGACAGAGAAAGGATCCTGCTTGAAATTGAGCAGGATTGTGTGGATGTTTACAGGAGAAAGGTCGATACCGCGAATATCTCTCGTGTTCGGCTTCATCAAGCATTGGCCGAGTCAGAAGCTGAGTTCACCAATCTTCTTCTTTCCCTCGGAGAAAGATCATTCCCTGGCAGGGTAAGATTCATGCTGACCAAAATCTGTGTGCAATAAATTCTCACTAATTAGTACTAATAAGTGCATGTTTTCCCTGGATTTTGCTCTAATGCAAAGCTTAAATGAGTTTGCTGAAAGctgcagaagcagaagctctaATTTGAAACTTTGGCTTTCGCTATTTTAAGAAGAGATTTTAATGAAATATGCAATAATGCTTCTTCAAACAGCAATACTTCAGAAGCTCCAACGCGGCCAAACAGGCTCTAACTTGACCTTAAAAGGGTATTTTCCGATGAACTAACCAAAAAAACTTTTTGGAGCAGCCGGAAAAATTGACAGGGACTCTAAAGGAGCAGCTTGACTCCATCACCCCAGCCCTTCAAGAAATGCAGATGAGGAAAGAAGAGAGGGTAAGGCAGTTTCGGGAAGTTCAAACTGAGATCCAAAAAATAGCCTCGGAGATCGCAGGCCGTTCGGTTTGTGAAACTGTCGCCGTGAATGAAGGCGACCTCTCGCTGAAAAAGCTAGAAGATTATCATAATGAATTACAAAGACTTAAGAAGGAAAAGgtaattttcaataaattttacaatatagACATGCAACACATCTCATATGACCATagtttctctttttcattttctctttttatacaTGTTTTTTTCAATCTGATAGAGTGATAGACTACGTAAAGTCGAAGAGTACAAAAGTGCAGTGTATGACCTCGCGGTAATCATGGGAATGGATCCTTCGAAGATCATCGCTGATGTTCACCCGAGCTTATTGGATGGTTTGAGTGGACGGCAATCAAAGAATATAAGTGACAACATTTTGGAGAAGCTGAAGAGCACAGTACAGCATCTCAAAGAAGAAAAGCAGATGAGAATGGAAAAGGTGATTTTATTGCCCAATTTATTTACTCTTACCTGTGATTTTCCAAATGATTGATTCATTGCAATCATCTAACAGGAATCATAACAAAACTCGTGTAAGTTTGTCAAATTAGCATGAAAAGTACCAAAAAAGAATCACTAGATCATTTGCAGAACATAATCATTAACAAAGGAGTAACTAGATTTTCGACAAGAGATATGTGGTACAACTATGTGTTCTACAGAAGATTACATCATAGAAGGTTAAAACCGAACTAGTTTTCGCCCTTCAAAGTTCATATAATGTAACAATATCaattaaatctaaaaaagactcatttatctGCAGCTTCGAAGTCTTGAGAAAGCATTAACCAACCTGTGGAGTCTTTTGGATATACCTCCTGAAGACCGGCAACCATTCTCTCACGTTAAGAATTTTTCGTCGATATCTGCTACAAGTGGCATGTTACGTCCTGGAACGCTTACCCTCGACACAATTCAAAAGGTAAAAAGAACTTAAGAGTAACAAtacttaaaagttaaattttgagCTCTAGAATTTCGGAAGCCAATTTGTTCGCACACTTGCTTAACTGTTGCTTTGTTTCTTATATGATATAGGCCGAGTCCGAAGTTCGGAGGTTGGATCAGCTAAAAGCAAGCAAAATGGAAGAGTTGTTCTTAAAAAAGAAGATTGAGGTTGAGGAAATATGCAAGAAATCTCACATGGAGTTGCCTTTCAAGTTAGAAATGGATAACATTATGAAACTAATAATTTCaggttctttttctttcatctGCTTCACTTTCCATGCTTATTCGTAGAATCAATTGTAtctctaatacatataataaattatatctaCTCATGTGAAGGAAAACTGGACCATGATGAATTACTGAAGACAATGGAAGAATACATATCGGAAGCAAAGGAGGAGGCTTATAGCCGGAGAGATATAATGGACAAGGTTGAAAAGTGGATGGCTTCATGCGAGGAAGAGCGCTGGTTGGAAGAATACAGCAGGGTGCTCCACTAACCCACCGCGCCACAAGTTATGGCCTGTCTGGCCCACTAGTAGCTTTTTTTGTAGGTGCTTTTCAAATAAAGCTGTTTGAACAAGCACTAACAATTTCTTCATTGAGCTTCCCCCAACAGGCTCTGGTTATAGCAGAAACAAAAGCTTTAGGGCTcaaaagctcatttcagcttcaCACTGAAGCAAAAGCTCCTGACTTCATTTGCCGTATGCCCGGCCAATACTTCATGGAGTATAGAAAGTTATTCTTGAACCCAGTCTTTACGAAATTAGGCTTTGTATCCTAACTACTTGTCTACAGGATGAGAACCGGTACTCGGTAAGCAGAGGAGCTCATAAAAACTTGAGACGTGCCGAGCGAGCGAGAATAGTAGTCAGCAAAATTCCAGGTTAGCATCAAATATTGTTTAAGAAGGAAATGCATTGGATAAACTAATAGAATGAATATGCAGGTTTAGTTGAATTGCTGATGGCTAAGACCAAGATTTGGGAAGAGGAGAGACAGAAAACTTTCTTGTATGATGAGGTAAGAAGAAAAGCCCCTCGAGTATTCCATATACATTTCCTGTTTATGAACATTTCACGTGGATCTTTCGATATGCTAGAATGTAGATAATAATAGGTCTTTTTAAGGATTTGGACAACTCAAAAGGTACATTgaacaaaaaattgcaaaataacAGGAACTTATCACAAATCTTCTGGAACAGAAGGAAGTTAGCATTCTTTGGCCACAATGTTCAACTTGAGGAAAGACGAGCCTTGCTATATAGCTGTACCAAAAAAATGGTGGAAAATAGCAACAAATTGCCAAATTTGAAGGAAAAACAGTTTATTCTTTGTAGCAGTTATACTTTTGGgcgaataatattttatcttaacTAATCTTTTGACAGCTCCCTCTTTTGGCAATGCTCGAAGAATATGTTTTACTACgcaaggaaaaggaagaagagaagtaCAGGCAGAGGGTGAGTATTTACCGCATCGAGTgaagaaataaaatgaaaagtgaaAGAAACCGCTACTAACTTCGTGTTAACATCATTTACACTTGTGTTACTTCTTCGACAGGAGATGAAAAAGGTGCAGAATCAATATGTAAAGCCGCAGGAGAGCCCATTTAGCTCGAGGCCGAGGACAAGCAGTAGCCACGGTTCAAACCGAAGTTTAAACAGCAGTTTTGCCTATGCATCATCGCCTTTGAATAAGAGAATTTCTGGAATGAGCCAACCAGGAGGCTCGGATAACAATTCTATAGCTGAAGAGACCAGGTTCATTAGAAAAAGCAGGAGCACAAGAATGCGGAAGATGTCGGGGAATAACGGCCACGGCTTTAATGTTAAAGCAGATGCAGCATCAGAAATATCGGTGACATGCTCAGGCCCAACATCTCCTtgatttttttcccccctttttttttcaatctacAAATATGAAGTGAGTAGTATCATGATTCTCATCATGTATGTGTGATTTAGGTAGGGACATATAAAGTTTGAATATGATTGTGTTTgtacaaagaaaacaaaaaaagaacagAATGTAACACTTGTATCAAAATTATATTCATGTTGAAGTTTGTGAAAGCCGGAATTTCAATTGAAGCTAGTTGGTGAACTCTAGGTTCAGTTTCTGCTTTCAGATTCAGCCAACTTTAGCCGAGATCTGGCAAACTGAAAAGCTTGGAGAGTTTCTGATGTGACTCGAAGTTAAAATAAGCTTCTGAGTCCAGTTTGGAAGAGTATCAAGTTATGGATGAAAATATTCTGCAGTTGAATATGTAGCTTATCAAATCCAGAGATTaattgttcttttttattttttcaatttcaaCATTCTCTAATCATTCTATGTAATGACAAGTGATTTTAGCTGATTTCAGTAGGAACTGAACATCAACTTTTAACTTACTAACATAAAAGTGAAGTATCAAATACAGGACTGtatatcaaaattaacaatGGTAAACAACTAAGAGCATCTTATTAAGCAGATAATCATGCCATTATGCATTCATTGCTGGAGAAAAATAtgattgtaaaaagaaaaatattagagaGGCTCTAAAGAGAGTAGAAATACCAAGAAATGGGATCAAATCCATATCGAGAAATGGCTAAgattgtgaaacaaccgttgtactctaaaagcttaagctgttagagaacgatgtttatataattttatattcaacactccccTCACATCCGGGCTCGAAACTTTTTTAGTCTTAGTCGGTCCATGACGTGGGCTTAAATTAAATGGAAGGAAATTAATGTGCTAGTTAGGAGTCTGGCGTGACTTGAACTCAGGACTTcctactctgataccatgtgaaacaaccgttgtactctaaaagcttaagctgttagagaacggtatttatataattttatattcaacaaagaTTGTTATGTGTAATCATCATTTCCTTGTGTATCCTATCAGATTAAGGTCTCTTAAACTCGGCATTTTCTGGgcctttttttttgagttttgactCTTCTGAGTAAACATTCGAGAGGGGCACGCTTTGTTGAAGCGTTATTCTCAGACAacttaaacttttgaaaaataaaaattgtttcatatgtctctctattttttttttgatgatattgtaaatatatattaatattaaattagaaATAAGTCGTAAAACACGTTATCTCTTATAAAGGCAAACATTTTTTTAGTTTCTCACTCCATGCCAAgggttgaaaataaataaaatatttttgtaattccAAACAAAGTTTAAGCTATCAATCTCTATAATATACAACACTCTCCTCGGTGCATATGAACAGTTTTGTGCAAATCTCGTATAAATGGTTCGGGTTAATTTCGttactaattaaaattatttaataataaatagaaaaatccTACACAAGCTCACAAATCTAGTGCTGCGCAATATCTGCGCAAAGTATGTGAAACTCCTAACCCGCGGTAAAATCACCTCCGCACCCGCGTACCCTTTACCCGGTATTTGATacgaatataatttttattgggCAAAAATTTAATACggatataatttgaattttaaattttaaattttgtttaaaaaatattatttaaaaaataaattcgttAATTATTCGAATACAtaatttatacagatattatacgttcaccaattaacaATTCGAGATAAAAAAATTCGACTATTAAACTAAGCtttttttctctagatttatgctaccagtatatatagttttaaattattaaaaatatatataaaaaaagagagttacaaaataaagtagattaagcaaaaataataataataataaattttattatcgttttcatctttatttttttcataatctCTATATTTCGAAAGTTCATAaagttttttaataattcgcgaataaattttatccaaaaaatttatgcaattttttagCTGAATAGTTCGATGTTGAATTATTCATGAATAATTAAtctaatctaaaaatttatatattattttatttttttacatgtGAGTAAATTATATACGGACAGttttattcgaatttttaataatttacgaGTAATTCGCAAATAACTACCATCGCCACAGCAAATAAACGTGCCCAAAGTAGGCGGTGTAAAATTACCGGGCGAAGCACCCGACCCGGACCTCGACCCGAATCCAACGCCTTACTTCCCACGAACGCGTCTTCCTCGTGGCGCAACTCTCTCCATCGCCCGCACAATACAAAAACCCCGACCTCCTCTCTCGccctcaaaaccctaaccctcgttttctcctcctcctcctcctcctcctcgttctCCTCTCCGTAGATCGAACTTGGAATCGAGAATGGAGATCCCTCAGAACGATTTCGAGCGCCTCGTCTTCTTCGAGCACGCGCGCAAGACCGCGGAGGTCGCCTACGCCGCCGACCCCCTCGACGCCGACGTGAGATCTCATCGCCACCCTCCGATCGATCCGCTTTTCTCATATTTttcatcctcttttttttcttttccttgttttAATTGATGTTTTGATCGATCGGAACCCtaatttgtttatttgtatTGGGTTCTTGTTGTGAAGAACCTGACGAGATGGGGAGGGGCTCTTCTTGAGTTGTCTCAGTTTCAGAATGGGGTTGATACTGTGAAGTACGTGGAAGGTAATAGAATTTGTGTTGTTGAGATTAGAAACtatgtttttagtttttttttaaagagtaatttttatgtataaaagTACAGTACTTACCTGAACTATCAACTATAGTACACTTTTGAgatgaattttgaatttattatctACCTTTATGGTTACTTTGATTTCAGAAGTACTGTCAAATTCAGTTAGAACTTGTGATTTCCATTGAAAAAAGTTCAGAAAAACCATTATGTGCCGGTGTGGGCCTGCTTCCGCTTCTGCTTTCAGCAATAGTCACGTTTAGTAGAGTGTTTGGCAAATAGAAAAGTTTGGTGTCGCCGCAGCGGgagtgaaaaacaaaaattttgggGACTGAAAGCAGAAACTCCAATTTGCTGCTTTTGGTTTTGCCTCAGAGGGAATCTGTTGAAGGAATTTTAAGATAATTGTTCTTCTGAAAATACCACTCCGATAACACTTCATCCAGTGGTACTATTTGGAGCTCTAAGTGTGAGATACATAGATCAAAATAATTGTAAGCTTAggtattaaaaataaacttttcaTTTTAAAGTTTGGTTACCGTTTTCAAAATGTGCTATGTCAACTGTGTTTCAAATGCTTTCAtcttatttttatgtattttatgcAAAATTTTGGCTTTGAGATAGGAGTTGTTCTATTTCGATGATTTGGGTCGTATAGATGCTGTATCGAAACTGGAGGAGGCATTGGAGATTAATCCCAGGAAGCACGACGCTCTCTGGTGCTTAGGAAATGCTCACACTTCCCGTGCTTTTTATACTCCTGAACATGATGCGGCAAAGGTCTATTTTGCAAAGGCCACCCAGTGTTTCCAGAAGGCTGTCGAGGAGGTATCTATCTACATATTCATCTTACATTCTGTAATGATAATTGGTTTGTGAGAAATtgagtttttcctttttcttttaggATCCTGAAAATGTGATGTATATCAAGTCGTTGGACCTATCTGCTAAGGTacatttctttctttcattcGTTCAACAGAATCTTACGATAAGGCATTAGTGTAAATGTCATATTTGACTGTCAACTGGTAattgttacattttttttaattaactagtTGATCTCTTGGATTTCTCATACTGTTGTAACTATGGCttagcatttatttattttctttgtccATACAGCATGATTGTGAGCGAGTCAAAAACACAAAATTTACTCATTCTGCAAATGTAATTTGCAAGAACAAGATTGGGATCTTGGGTAACATGTAATATATAGGTGCTTTTGCATGGTCATATTTACTTTTTTGACATGCTCTCTCAAATGCAATCAGTAGTGTGCAGATAATATGCTGAATGTGAGAAACGTATGCATCTGTCAAAACTGCTATGTTAATTGATTGTGCCTTGT
This DNA window, taken from Ananas comosus cultivar F153 linkage group 5, ASM154086v1, whole genome shotgun sequence, encodes the following:
- the LOC109709810 gene encoding 65-kDa microtubule-associated protein 8 isoform X1: MGSVQMPGNFLSSALPESSCAYLLQELKMIWDEVGQDQHDRERILLEIEQDCVDVYRRKVDTANISRVRLHQALAESEAEFTNLLLSLGERSFPGRPEKLTGTLKEQLDSITPALQEMQMRKEERVRQFREVQTEIQKIASEIAGRSVCETVAVNEGDLSLKKLEDYHNELQRLKKEKSDRLRKVEEYKSAVYDLAVIMGMDPSKIIADVHPSLLDGLSGRQSKNISDNILEKLKSTVQHLKEEKQMRMEKLRSLEKALTNLWSLLDIPPEDRQPFSHVKNFSSISATSGMLRPGTLTLDTIQKAESEVRRLDQLKASKMEELFLKKKIEVEEICKKSHMELPFKLEMDNIMKLIISGKLDHDELLKTMEEYISEAKEEAYSRRDIMDKVEKWMASCEEERWLEEYSRDENRYSVSRGAHKNLRRAERARIVVSKIPGLVELLMAKTKIWEEERQKTFLYDELPLLAMLEEYVLLRKEKEEEKYRQREMKKVQNQYVKPQESPFSSRPRTSSSHGSNRSLNSSFAYASSPLNKRISGMSQPGGSDNNSIAEETRFIRKSRSTRMRKMSGNNGHGFNVKADAASEISVTCSGPTSP
- the LOC109709810 gene encoding 65-kDa microtubule-associated protein 8 isoform X2; the protein is MGSVQMPGNFLSSALPESSCAYLLQELKMIWDEVGQDQHDRERILLEIEQDCVDVYRRKVDTANISRVRLHQALAESEAEFTNLLLSLGERSFPGRPEKLTGTLKEQLDSITPALQEMQMRKEERVRQFREVQTEIQKIASEIAGRSVCETVAVNEGDLSLKKLEDYHNELQRLKKEKSDRLRKVEEYKSAVYDLAVIMGMDPSKIIADVHPSLLDGLSGRQSKNISDNILEKLKSTVQHLKEEKQMRMEKLRSLEKALTNLWSLLDIPPEDRQPFSHVKNFSSISATSGMLRPGTLTLDTIQKAESEVRRLDQLKASKMEELFLKKKIEVEEICKKSHMELPFKLEMDNIMKLIISGKLDHDELLKTMEEYISEAKEEAYSRRDIMDKVEKWMASCEEERWLEEYSRDENRYSVSRGAHKNLRRAERARIVVSKIPGLVELLMAKTKIWEEERQKTFLYDEELITNLLEQKEVSILWPQCST
- the LOC109710766 gene encoding mitochondrial import receptor subunit TOM20, coding for MEIPQNDFERLVFFEHARKTAEVAYAADPLDADNLTRWGGALLELSQFQNGVDTVKYVEDAVSKLEEALEINPRKHDALWCLGNAHTSRAFYTPEHDAAKVYFAKATQCFQKAVEEDPENVMYIKSLDLSAKAPELHLELQSQIASQQVSQGTSSASSAKATKSKKKKNSDLKYDILGWVILAVGIVAWVGMAKSHAPPTPPPR